A region from the Cryptosporangium arvum DSM 44712 genome encodes:
- a CDS encoding ABC transporter ATP-binding protein, translating to MSPRAAALMAVRIAWLASPRAVVLLAVSALVGAAAPVAVTWLTRAVIDQIVAGGPAGLLVGLATGVALAGVVTATLPQLDQYLQAELNRTASLTAIERLHGSVGRLIGLVRFEQPAFLDRLQMAVMSERGPADVVAGGLGAARSVLALVGFLVSLVVISPVMAVVVVVAAIPVLFAELALSRRRADMTFTISPNERRELFYRELLLRANAAKETRLFGIAGFLQRRMLTERRKADAARRAVDRRELAVQGGLALLGAAVAGGGLVWAVRAARQGDLSIGDIALFIGATAGVQSALSNAIGQFTLLHQKFLIFDHYRAVVTGPSDLPAVAHPRQAPPLREGIELRDVWFRYTPDAPWALRGVNLTIPVGRATALVGRNGSGKSTLIKLLCRFYDPERGAVYWDGVDLRDLDPASLRERVTAVFQDFVEYDLTAAENIGVGDVTAIDDEDRIRTAAQRAGVDDELAGLPAGYQTLLSRIFMTETDREDPTTGVVLSGGQWQRLAVARAFMRDGRDLMILDEPSSGMDAEAEYRIHAGLQRHRAGRTSVLISHRLGSIRNADAIAVMDDGVVVEEGTHADLMNTGGIYAHLFLLQATGYLEDQATVEAAP from the coding sequence GTGTCGCCACGGGCGGCCGCGCTGATGGCCGTCCGCATCGCCTGGCTGGCCTCGCCCCGCGCCGTGGTGCTGCTGGCCGTCTCGGCGCTGGTCGGTGCCGCGGCTCCGGTCGCCGTCACCTGGTTGACCCGGGCCGTGATCGACCAGATCGTCGCCGGCGGACCGGCCGGTCTCCTCGTCGGACTCGCCACCGGCGTGGCGCTCGCCGGCGTCGTGACCGCGACGCTGCCGCAACTGGACCAGTACCTGCAGGCCGAGTTGAACCGGACGGCGAGCCTGACCGCGATCGAACGGCTGCACGGGTCGGTCGGGCGGCTGATCGGGCTGGTCCGGTTCGAGCAGCCCGCGTTCCTCGACCGGCTCCAGATGGCGGTGATGTCCGAACGCGGACCCGCCGACGTCGTCGCCGGTGGTCTCGGCGCCGCCCGGTCCGTGCTCGCGCTGGTCGGTTTCCTGGTGTCGCTCGTGGTGATCAGCCCGGTGATGGCGGTCGTCGTCGTGGTCGCCGCGATCCCGGTGCTCTTCGCCGAACTCGCGCTGTCCCGCCGACGCGCCGACATGACGTTCACGATCAGTCCGAACGAGCGCCGTGAGCTGTTCTACCGCGAGCTGCTGCTGCGGGCCAACGCCGCGAAGGAGACCCGGCTCTTCGGGATCGCGGGCTTCCTGCAGAGGCGGATGCTCACCGAACGCCGCAAGGCCGACGCCGCGCGCCGCGCCGTCGACCGCCGGGAGCTCGCCGTGCAGGGCGGGCTCGCGCTGCTCGGCGCCGCGGTCGCCGGCGGCGGCCTGGTGTGGGCGGTCCGGGCCGCCCGGCAGGGTGACCTGTCGATCGGCGACATCGCGCTGTTCATCGGTGCGACCGCCGGAGTGCAGAGCGCGCTGTCGAACGCGATCGGGCAGTTCACGCTGCTTCATCAGAAGTTCCTGATCTTCGACCACTACCGTGCCGTGGTCACCGGCCCGTCCGACCTACCGGCCGTCGCGCACCCCCGGCAGGCGCCACCGCTGCGCGAGGGCATCGAGCTGCGCGACGTGTGGTTCCGGTACACACCGGACGCGCCCTGGGCGCTGCGCGGCGTCAACCTGACGATCCCCGTCGGCCGGGCGACCGCGCTCGTCGGGCGGAATGGTTCCGGGAAGAGCACGCTGATCAAGCTGCTGTGCCGGTTCTACGACCCGGAGCGGGGCGCGGTGTACTGGGACGGCGTCGACCTGCGCGACCTCGACCCGGCGTCGCTGCGGGAGCGGGTGACCGCCGTCTTCCAGGACTTCGTCGAGTACGACCTGACCGCGGCGGAGAACATCGGCGTCGGCGACGTCACCGCGATCGACGACGAGGACCGCATCCGCACCGCGGCGCAGCGGGCCGGTGTCGACGACGAACTCGCCGGTCTCCCGGCCGGCTATCAGACGCTGCTGTCGCGGATCTTCATGACCGAGACCGACCGCGAGGATCCCACCACCGGGGTGGTCCTCTCCGGCGGCCAGTGGCAGCGGCTCGCGGTCGCCCGCGCCTTCATGCGCGACGGCCGCGACCTGATGATCCTGGACGAGCCGTCGTCCGGCATGGACGCCGAGGCGGAGTACCGCATCCATGCCGGACTGCAGCGGCACCGCGCCGGGCGCACCAGCGTGCTCATCTCCCACCGTCTCGGCTCGATCCGGAACGCCGACGCCATCGCGGTGATGGACGACGGCGTCGTCGTGGAGGAGGGCACGCACGCCGACCTGATGAACACCGGCGGGATCTACGCTCACCTGTTCCTGCTGCAGGCCACCGGCTACCTCGAAGATCAAGCGACGGTCGAGGCGGCACCGTGA
- a CDS encoding S26 family signal peptidase — MNIVAALAPIGGVLAAAVWVRRNLVVVRVTGFSMEPTYRSGDRVLVRRCHVSAVRAGQVIVILAGKRLGGPPPIDDPFWVIKRVAAAPGDPVPRTRVPALGAVAEDVVPDDCLVVLGDNPAGTDSRQFGYFAGGNLLGAVVRPRAQRRQSARICCGHG, encoded by the coding sequence GTGAACATCGTCGCGGCGCTGGCACCGATCGGTGGCGTGCTCGCCGCCGCGGTGTGGGTCCGGCGGAACCTGGTGGTGGTCCGGGTCACCGGCTTCAGCATGGAGCCCACGTACCGTTCCGGTGACCGGGTCCTGGTGCGTCGCTGCCACGTCTCCGCGGTCCGGGCCGGGCAGGTGATCGTGATCCTCGCGGGTAAGCGACTGGGCGGGCCGCCGCCCATCGACGACCCGTTCTGGGTCATCAAACGGGTCGCGGCCGCGCCGGGCGATCCCGTCCCCCGAACGCGGGTACCGGCGTTGGGTGCGGTCGCCGAGGACGTGGTGCCCGACGACTGCCTGGTCGTCCTCGGCGACAATCCGGCGGGGACGGACTCGCGTCAGTTCGGCTACTTCGCCGGCGGCAACCTCCTCGGCGCCGTCGTGCGTCCGCGGGCACAGCGGCGGCAGTCTGCACGGATCTGCTGCGGACACGGCTGA